The Topomyia yanbarensis strain Yona2022 chromosome 3, ASM3024719v1, whole genome shotgun sequence nucleotide sequence ttgtttacaaagtggtttgcccgtttttgcccgtttaaaagttatcggcattggaaaaagagctattttcaatcaaaaaacgtgaatatctcctcacatactagcgatagcaagtttccgtcttcggcaaagtaaagcagtttaatagtccaaacaatgttctagaacatttatataatagaaaaagtctagaagaaaacttatgatgaaaaaacagtttttaaggggccttttaaaaataatgtcccatatctcaaaaactttaaaagatagagagttgaagtcttcggttaaaatgtttgtaacaagtttctctacaactttgctgaagtaggtatttgtctatctgaattattggagaaaataaattccgtaactggggtgggcgtagcgtagttggtaaatcgattgccttgtacgcagcgcacctgggttcgagtcccgaccccgcacatagggttagaaatttttcataagagattttcctaacccgaagaggcgaatgaccttaaggttaaaacctctataatcgaaataaaaaaaaaaaaaaaaaaaaaaaattccgtaactcactattagggggattaatcattaatctgataagacagaaagaaggggagttctactccaagaaactttttcaaagacaccatattgctaaagtcaaccgatttgacgcaatctaaaaaacccccttttttgctctttgggaccactgtggcaTAGCTAGAAAATATGCAAACtctgcatatttttatttctcagtgTAAATAAACAAAAGATTACTATAACTGGAAGCACTGCTGTAACGTATACTAGAGTTCATAAATACCTTCAGTATTTATATAGGAGTTCACTGTCATCTGCATCATCAGAAACTGCCAAAAACATATGGTTAATCTGGTTAATGTAGATTTTGATGTTTCTCGGCATTAGTATTATATTTCGTTTGGATCATATTCTTTCTTGATTTGTGTTTTTGGTCAACTTTAACGGTAACAAAGCAGATTGAAAGTGACAAGTTAATGGAACAGCCTCACATTAAGCAATCACCAGTAACGGAAGAGGAAGATAAACGACCTCAATTTGGGAACCGCTTCCTTTCGTCCAACGACGATGTATTCCAGCACAATGCGTGGTAGGATTCTTTTACAAAAAGTTACATTTCCCTTCAAGTTATTACCACTATTTGTGAAACACTGCTATGAATATGAATTTACGCGTTACCGGAAAAAACCTCGGATTGGTGAACGGTTTCTAAAAGATCCGGCTAGGGTGTTTGATTTCAATACTTGGTTCGTTTGTAGAATTTTCTTTAACGGTAATCTAATCGGCTACATTTCCAATGTTTCTCTTTTCAGGGATAATGTCGAGTGGGATGAGCAACAGGAGCAAGTGGCGCTTGATAGTGTTCAGAAAAATTCGTCCGTCAAATTGAACCCTGACGAGGTGTTGAAACTGGAAACGGAAGCCGATACAAACTGGGATAAGTTCTATGGCATACATCAGAATCGTTTCTTCAAAGATCGCCACTGGTTGTTTACGGAGTTCCCCGAATTGGCACCCCGGAATACCAAAGATGCCCCAGACAGAGTATTTCCAGAGGGTTTGCAAAATACTATTAGAGATTTTAGTAACATGAGCATAGATACCAACGGCAGTCGGACGATATTTGAAATCGGATGCGGAGTTGGTAATACAGTTTTCCCCATTCTGAAATACAGTGTGGAggaaaacttgaaaatttatGCCAGTGATTTCTCAAAGCAAGCAATTAAGATCTTGAAGGAAAGTAAAGAGTTTGATCAGCGATGTGAGGCGTTCGTTTTAGATGCCACAGCAGACGAATGGAACGTTCCGTTCGAAGAAAACAGTATTGATATTGTGGTACTGATTTTTGTCCTTTCAGCAATCGATCCTAGCAGGTAAATATTTTACTAAATAAATTCTGGTTTGTACGATTAACAACTCCTAATACACAGGATGCAACACGTTGCAAATCAAATTTCCCGATATTTGAAGCCGGGTGGCCTTCTGCTTTTACGGGATTATGGCCGATATGATTTAGCTCAGCTCCGTTTTAAGCCTGGGAAATGTGTCAAGGACAACTTCTACGTTAGAGGCGACGGAACTCTTGTGTATTTTTTCACACAAGAAGATCTTAGAACGATGTTTGAAAAGGCTGGTTTGGTTGAGGAGCAGAACATTGTTGATCGTAGGCTTCAGGTTAACCGGGGGAGAATGATCAAAATGTACCGTGTTTGGGTACAGGTAAAATTTAGAAAGCCCagttaagtttgtttacaagtcattttattatagttattacaTCTACCAACAATGTCTCCGTTTGGGTTAAAAGATAAAATACACTAGACAAATAAAATTTAGCTTAATGACCAGCTTTAGCAGTAATCAGAAACACAATAAACCTATCAGAAAGTTTTAGTTTTGTATATCACATCCTATTCGATTAATATCTGCTGGAACTGCAATTTAATGCTGAGATGCTTACAGCCATTAAAGCTCAAAATAGTTTACCCGTCCTTAACTAGTTAGCTACATCTTTGTACAGTTGAAtgaaatcagcaaaactgtcCGCGTAAAAGTCTGGCAGCTCATGTGGTTTGCTGTGAGCCAGCAGCATTTCCTTGGTGGTGCCTCCGCTGAGCATTAAAACCTTCTGGAATCCGCAGCGCGTTCCAAATCCCATATCTTGTGGAAGCCTGTAATGGGACAGCAGGAGAATACGATTAATATAGAGCAGAGAGAAATGTTCGAACATTAaatgtttataatttttcatcCAAAGCCTGTAAGTAAATTTAGTGAACATTGTACAAAATCAACCATTGGATCAGTAATTCTTTTAATCTCTCCTTAAACGTTGTATGTTGCAAAttaaagaaaagaaaaatttaatttattgtttttctaTGTTTTCTATGTTATTTTTTATAATCTAAACACTTTCAAGAAGGCTATCTAATCCGGCCATGCCAttcagtcaaaaaaattttaatatttttttaaatattcctttttaatttttctgtgaAATCAGAATTAAAATGGCAACACCTTATAGTGTTCCAATATATGAATTCGTACCAAATCACATCTATTTCCAACTCGGAACGAATTCTGTTTGGACTGCCTTGTTCTATATCTGTCACTGGGTGTCGTCAGAGTTCATAGTTAGTTCGCTTCACACTGTCCGTTACAaaaatgcctcttccactgctctgcgaaCGACGTCCGCAAAATTACATGAGATCTTGTGATGGTGGTTTCGTCCCTTTGCACTCCCAGATCTTCGAATCTTACTTTTGATCTGCTTTTATGAACAccattagcattttcgtttttacTTAGTGCTACACTGGTGAAGTGCAAAAAAgaaatagactgattacacccaaaaGCAGCACCAACTACTCCGATGTAGTATACTGTTAAAAATGAtaatattgcgcacttcccaccaacctggacttcgcactttcaaagtgcgagtgatcaaactgctactgaaaactgcgagctgtcaaaacacatgtatttcaagtgatagagatggtactttcatagacagaccagtcgaactaaccagtctatgagaagaatttaatagaagaatagtaagtgcgcagtgctgtTAGAATCCAGGttttagtgccacaaacaaTAACATAAACTAGCGAGTGTATCGGTCTGCTGTGTTCCATCTGGCGTCACAAACAAGTCGGATACGATATTTGTAAACATTCCTCGAATAGTAAGTTAAGAACGTACCTTTTGTTATTTATTCATCACATCTGAACGACTCAGACACGTAAACACTTATTAAAATACTGTATTAGCGGCCGACTACGAAGCACATTTCAATCGTGAAACTTATCGTTTCGCTTATGA carries:
- the LOC131690320 gene encoding tRNA N(3)-methylcytidine methyltransferase Mettl2 isoform X2 produces the protein MEQPHIKQSPVTEEEDKRPQFGNRFLSSNDDVFQHNAWDNVEWDEQQEQVALDSVQKNSSVKLNPDEVLKLETEADTNWDKFYGIHQNRFFKDRHWLFTEFPELAPRNTKDAPDRVFPEGLQNTIRDFSNMSIDTNGSRTIFEIGCGVGNTVFPILKYSVEENLKIYASDFSKQAIKILKESKEFDQRCEAFVLDATADEWNVPFEENSIDIVVLIFVLSAIDPSRMQHVANQISRYLKPGGLLLLRDYGRYDLAQLRFKPGKCVKDNFYVRGDGTLVYFFTQEDLRTMFEKAGLVEEQNIVDRRLQVNRGRMIKMYRVWVQVKFRKPS
- the LOC131690320 gene encoding tRNA N(3)-methylcytidine methyltransferase Mettl2 isoform X1 — encoded protein: MYSSTMRGRILLQKVTFPFKLLPLFVKHCYEYEFTRYRKKPRIGERFLKDPARVFDFNTWDNVEWDEQQEQVALDSVQKNSSVKLNPDEVLKLETEADTNWDKFYGIHQNRFFKDRHWLFTEFPELAPRNTKDAPDRVFPEGLQNTIRDFSNMSIDTNGSRTIFEIGCGVGNTVFPILKYSVEENLKIYASDFSKQAIKILKESKEFDQRCEAFVLDATADEWNVPFEENSIDIVVLIFVLSAIDPSRMQHVANQISRYLKPGGLLLLRDYGRYDLAQLRFKPGKCVKDNFYVRGDGTLVYFFTQEDLRTMFEKAGLVEEQNIVDRRLQVNRGRMIKMYRVWVQVKFRKPS